The segment CATAGCGGATTTGCTTGGGTTTGACGAGTCTACTGCGAATCTGGCTAATGCGCAGACCAAAATCACCATGCTCGATATAGGAACTGGTGCAAATGGAATATATCCGCTTTTGGCCTGCCAAATATATGGTTGGCATTGTGTTGGTAGTGATATTAATACTCAGTCGCTTGAGAACGTAGCCTCGATTATCGCTAACAACCCCACGCTAAAAGACTGCTTCGAACTGCGCACGCAACATGATAAAAATCATATTTTTGACGGGATTATTAAAGCGGGAGAATTCTTTGATGTCAGCGTATGCAATCCACCATTCCATGCTTCGCAAGATGAAGCACTGAAAGGCAATCAGCGTAAACTCAATAATCTTGCCCGTAATCGCGGTGAGAAAAGAACTATGCGCTTAAATAAAAATGACGCCATAAAAAATTCAAAACCCACGTCTCCCACACTAAACTTTGGTGGTCTGGAAACAGAGCTTTGGTGTAAGGGTGGCGAACGAATGTTTCTCAAAAAATTAATAAAAGAAAGCCAAGTGTACTCAACACAATGTCGCTGGTTTACAAGTCTGGTTTCGAAAATTGAAAATGTAAAGCCAGCAAAAAAATTGATTCGTAAGCTTGGTGCGATCGATATACGGGAAATAGAAATGAAGCAGGGAAATAAGATTACGAGAATATTGGCTTGGACTTTCATCTAAATCTCGCGTTAGCATCACGGATGAATAATCCGCGTTCCGGGCCTGAGAGTTTTGAATTGGTGAGTTAGGTCAACGGAGTTTCTATGGCCAGAAAAAAGCCAGTAGAGTAGATTTTGTTTTACGGGAAGCCGTTGCGCAACCTCAGTACCAAGAGGCAACCGAAACAGCTCAAGAAGGGGAGAGTCTCATGATCGGCGATCGCAGTGTAAAAGTGTTTTATGATGAGGTAATGCTGGGACACAATCCCGAGGTAGACCTGCCTTTCATGCCCAGTCGGGTTGAAAAACGCGTCAGGATTATTCTCCAGGAACTGGATTTCAAATGGAGCTATCCCGAACATCCGGGCCGGTTGTCGGAGATAAAGGCGCATCTGGAGAAGAACCCGATACCGGGTGTCCAATTCCAGTCCGGAGCGCCTGCTGCCACCTACGATCAGCTGGCGCGGGTGCATATTACCTCCTATCTGGACCATCTCTTTTCGCTGGATGGCAAACGCGCCTGGCTCGATAAAGACACCACGGCGGTTTCCCCCGACAGTATCAAAGCCGCCACCGCGGCAGCCGGCAATGCCATTGCCGCCGTGGAATGCGTTTTAAAGGGTGAGGCACAAAGCGCGTTTGCCCTCGTGCGCCCTCCGGGTCATCACGCCGAACCCGTGCGGGCGCGGGGCTTTTGTCTACTGAACAACGTCGCCGTGGCGGCCGCCCATGCCCAGGCAAAGCTGGGTTGTGAACGTATCCTGATCATTGACTGGGACGCGCACCACGGCAACGGCACCCAGGATATTTTCTGGGCAGACCCGGATGTGCTGTTCTTTGACACCCATTGCGCCGCGCCGTTTTATCCCGGGTCGGGCCACCTTGAAGAGGTAGGTGATGGCCTTGGTGAAGGCTACACCATCAACGTTCCCCTCCCTGAAACCGCCGGCGACATTGCCTTCGAGAAAGTCTTCCGGGACATACTGATACCGGCCGCCGAGCGTTTTGAACCGGACCTGGTGCTGGTCTCGGCAGGATTTGACCCCCACCGCAACGACATGGCGCTGAACCTTAGCTACGACGGCTTCAAGGTGCTGACCAGGATCATCCAGGACATTGCTGACAAGCACTGCGAAGGCAGGCTCGCGTTCGTTCTGGAGGGCGGTTACAACCTTACCTCACTCTCCCACGGAGTCCATGCAGTACTTGAGGTGCTGGCTGGTGGCGACGTGCCAGAACTCTGGGAAACGGGCGTCAAGGAAGCAGAAGAGGCCGCGGAGTTCCACCGGTCGGCATTCAGCGACGAAGAATAGCTTTTCAGACTGGTAAGTGGTTGATTTCGTTGCCCGGGTGTCGCAAAAAAACGCTGACACCTGAGATGTGTTAGTATGCTTCTCCTGGCATACGAGTTACCAAGTTTTTTCCTGCTTGACCAGTTCGAGCGCTTCCCTCCAGCGTTTTCTCGAGATCTCGCGTTTTATCGGTGGCCTGACCACCCTCGGCCTTCTGTTTTACCCACAGATGCAGCCTTCATCACATTGTGCCATCAGTAGATCCAGCCTTGGCGCACATCACTGCAGAGCTTGATGGTTCGACCGTTACCGGTACGAGCTGCGCTCTATTTCGCGTTTAATCCGTCGTCGGAACAAAGCTGGCTTGGCGCACGGTGCAACGCCTGAAATCAGGAGTCTCTATGACTTTTAGAGTTGCCATTCTAGGCGCCGGCCCGAGCGGCTTGGCCCAATTACGCGCCTTTGAAGCAGCCCGCGACGCCGGTGCTGATATTCCCGAGATCGTATGCTACGAAAAGCAGAGCGACTGGGGCGGCA is part of the Marinobacter antarcticus genome and harbors:
- the rlmF gene encoding 23S rRNA (adenine(1618)-N(6))-methyltransferase RlmF encodes the protein MSTRHRTKKDQSRPNSKGLHPRNIHNQGYDFSSLIKSYPPLAPYVKKNAHDNLSIEFSDRLSVKALNVALLKRYYDIINWDIPEDALCPPIPGRVDYIHYIADLLGFDESTANLANAQTKITMLDIGTGANGIYPLLACQIYGWHCVGSDINTQSLENVASIIANNPTLKDCFELRTQHDKNHIFDGIIKAGEFFDVSVCNPPFHASQDEALKGNQRKLNNLARNRGEKRTMRLNKNDAIKNSKPTSPTLNFGGLETELWCKGGERMFLKKLIKESQVYSTQCRWFTSLVSKIENVKPAKKLIRKLGAIDIREIEMKQGNKITRILAWTFI
- a CDS encoding histone deacetylase family protein; this encodes MIGDRSVKVFYDEVMLGHNPEVDLPFMPSRVEKRVRIILQELDFKWSYPEHPGRLSEIKAHLEKNPIPGVQFQSGAPAATYDQLARVHITSYLDHLFSLDGKRAWLDKDTTAVSPDSIKAATAAAGNAIAAVECVLKGEAQSAFALVRPPGHHAEPVRARGFCLLNNVAVAAAHAQAKLGCERILIIDWDAHHGNGTQDIFWADPDVLFFDTHCAAPFYPGSGHLEEVGDGLGEGYTINVPLPETAGDIAFEKVFRDILIPAAERFEPDLVLVSAGFDPHRNDMALNLSYDGFKVLTRIIQDIADKHCEGRLAFVLEGGYNLTSLSHGVHAVLEVLAGGDVPELWETGVKEAEEAAEFHRSAFSDEE